The following coding sequences are from one Deltaproteobacteria bacterium window:
- a CDS encoding ATP synthase F0 subunit C has protein sequence MFRKYTFSFLVALLFVAVASVAFAVEGAAAAGDGNAKTYIALAAGFGIAIASFGGALGQAKAIAAGLEGIARNPSAQNKIFIPMIVGLALIESLVIYTLVIAFVLVGKL, from the coding sequence ATGTTCCGCAAGTACACTTTCTCTTTCCTCGTCGCCCTGCTCTTCGTGGCAGTGGCGTCCGTGGCCTTCGCGGTCGAAGGAGCCGCCGCTGCCGGCGACGGCAACGCCAAGACCTACATCGCGCTGGCCGCAGGGTTTGGCATAGCGATCGCATCCTTCGGGGGAGCGCTGGGCCAGGCGAAAGCCATCGCCGCCGGGCTGGAGGGGATTGCTCGCAATCCATCCGCCCAGAACAAGATCTTCATCCCGATGATCGTCGGGCTCGCGCTGATCGAGTCCCTCGTCATCTACACCCTGGTCATCGCGTTCGTGCTCGTCGGGAAACTGTAA
- the atpB gene encoding F0F1 ATP synthase subunit A: MRKAILGLLALAAVAALPTTALAAGGHGFSWFMMLPGGERYYYIYAALFIAVFLLAASAVVVGGKKTEEMVIPDPRFTLRNLFELILGFLQQLAEDIIGHEYRKYLPLLGSCFLFILFMNLIGLIPGFLPPTQKMNITLGLALVIFLSTHYFGVRENGIAYFKHFLGPVWWMSPIMLPIEIISHLARPMSLSLRLFGNITGDHAVVAGFMALVPIVVPSIFMGLGVFVSFMQAFIFTVLSMIYISGAVTHAEEH, encoded by the coding sequence CCCTGGCGGCCGTCGCGGCGCTGCCGACGACGGCGCTGGCGGCGGGAGGGCACGGGTTCTCCTGGTTCATGATGCTGCCCGGAGGGGAGCGGTACTACTACATCTACGCGGCCCTCTTCATCGCCGTCTTCCTTCTCGCCGCGTCGGCCGTGGTCGTCGGGGGCAAAAAGACGGAAGAGATGGTGATCCCGGATCCCCGGTTCACGCTGCGCAACCTCTTCGAGCTGATCCTCGGGTTCCTGCAGCAACTGGCCGAGGACATCATCGGGCACGAGTACAGGAAGTACCTCCCCCTGCTCGGGAGCTGCTTCCTCTTCATCCTGTTCATGAACCTCATCGGGCTCATCCCCGGGTTCCTTCCCCCCACGCAGAAGATGAACATCACGCTCGGCCTCGCGCTCGTCATCTTCCTGTCGACCCACTACTTCGGGGTGCGGGAGAACGGGATCGCCTACTTCAAGCATTTCCTCGGGCCGGTCTGGTGGATGTCGCCGATCATGCTGCCGATCGAGATCATCTCCCATCTCGCGCGTCCGATGTCGCTCTCTCTCCGTCTTTTCGGCAACATCACGGGCGACCACGCCGTGGTGGCCGGCTTCATGGCGCTGGTTCCCATCGTCGTCCCTTCGATCTTCATGGGTCTCGGCGTCTTCGTTTCGTTCATGCAGGCGTTCATCTTCACCGTGCTCTCGATGATCTACATCTCGGGGGCCGTGACGCACGCGGAGGAACATTGA
- a CDS encoding cation-translocating P-type ATPase — MSDWHQREIADVVRELRTDPGSGLTDAEAASRLRASGPNELPEGPPLRPGRLFLSQFASTMVAVLLAAAVVSALLGDLVDTVAIVAIVLLNALLGFTQEYRAEKAMAALSRLAAPVVKVRRDGGVREIPARELVPGDVLLLETGDRVPADARLVEGHSLRTDESPLTGESAPVEKSPDPLPDPDLPIGDRRNSLYLGTTVVHGRATAVATGTGRDTELGRIARMLSDVRQEATPLQRRMADLGRNLALLALAIVALIFGMGLLRGEDPVLLFLTAVSLAVAAIPEGLPAVVTVTLALGSQRMLARRALIRKLPAVETLGSVTVICSDKTGTLTRNRMDVTEILSAGRRIVFTADAPSPDLPSPHALLAAAGALCNDAVPPAAGGSAPLGDPTEIALLAAAAGAGLSKETLERSFPRIAEIPFTPERKRMTTAHAVSAVGIPPADGSDPALSAVFPNVAGAAGFVVTKGAADMLLPLCVAEWTDRGGVPLDPAGRERILAENAAMAGRGLRVLGVAFRTLADAPAGVRAGELEESLAFLGLVGMIDPPRPEAEEAVRTCRAAGIRPVMITGDHPRTALAVARSLGIGRDDTVATGAELSRKTPDEIAAVVRQTDIYARVSPGDKLAIVSALQADGHVVAMTGDGVNDAPALRKADIGVAMGDSGTDVAREAADMILTDDNFATIVAAVGEGRVIYDNVRKFILYILASNVGEILVMLLGPLLGMPLPLLPLQILWINLLTDGLPALALGVEPAEGDAMRRPPRSPSEGVLTRGTWAYVLGVGALLGILCLAVALPLYRAGDPSWRTALFTTLTFAQMSHVLAIRSRRETLFRRGLFTNRPLLLAVAGTVLLQLAAVYAPPLQGIFRTVPLIPRTLALCAAASAALFFVLEGGKFVAGLARGRSRE; from the coding sequence ATGAGCGACTGGCACCAGCGGGAGATCGCGGACGTCGTTCGGGAGCTTCGGACCGACCCCGGGTCCGGGCTGACCGACGCCGAGGCCGCGTCCCGCCTTCGCGCGAGCGGCCCCAACGAACTCCCCGAAGGCCCCCCGCTTCGCCCCGGACGCCTCTTCCTCTCCCAGTTCGCCTCCACGATGGTGGCGGTCCTCCTCGCGGCGGCCGTCGTCTCCGCGCTTCTGGGCGACCTCGTGGACACCGTCGCGATCGTCGCCATCGTCCTCCTGAACGCGCTGCTCGGCTTCACCCAGGAATACCGCGCCGAAAAGGCGATGGCGGCGCTGTCGCGCCTTGCCGCCCCCGTGGTGAAGGTGCGGCGGGACGGAGGGGTCCGGGAGATCCCCGCCCGGGAACTCGTCCCCGGCGACGTCCTTCTCCTGGAAACGGGGGACCGCGTCCCGGCCGACGCCCGCCTCGTCGAGGGACACTCCCTGCGCACCGACGAATCCCCCCTGACCGGCGAATCCGCCCCCGTGGAGAAATCCCCCGATCCGCTTCCCGATCCCGACTTGCCCATCGGCGACCGACGGAACTCTCTTTACCTCGGCACCACCGTCGTCCATGGGCGCGCCACGGCCGTGGCGACCGGCACCGGCCGGGATACCGAGCTGGGACGGATCGCCCGGATGCTTTCCGATGTGCGCCAAGAGGCGACGCCGCTCCAGCGCCGGATGGCAGATCTCGGCAGGAACCTCGCGCTGCTCGCGCTCGCGATCGTCGCCCTCATCTTCGGGATGGGGCTGTTGCGGGGAGAGGACCCCGTGCTGCTGTTTCTCACCGCCGTGAGCCTCGCGGTCGCCGCGATCCCGGAAGGGCTGCCGGCCGTGGTGACGGTCACCCTGGCCCTCGGTTCGCAGCGGATGCTGGCGCGCCGCGCCCTGATCCGGAAGCTCCCGGCCGTGGAGACGCTCGGCTCGGTCACCGTCATCTGTTCGGACAAGACGGGGACGCTCACCCGGAACCGGATGGACGTCACGGAGATCCTCTCCGCTGGGAGGCGGATCGTCTTCACCGCGGACGCCCCCTCGCCGGATCTGCCGTCCCCCCACGCCCTCCTCGCGGCGGCGGGCGCCCTCTGCAACGACGCCGTCCCCCCGGCGGCGGGCGGATCGGCCCCACTGGGGGATCCCACGGAAATCGCCCTCCTTGCCGCCGCCGCGGGGGCGGGGCTTTCGAAGGAAACGCTGGAGCGGTCCTTCCCTCGCATCGCGGAAATTCCCTTCACCCCCGAGCGGAAACGGATGACCACCGCGCACGCCGTGTCCGCGGTCGGGATCCCCCCGGCCGACGGGTCGGACCCGGCGCTTTCCGCCGTTTTCCCGAACGTCGCCGGCGCCGCCGGGTTCGTCGTGACGAAGGGGGCCGCGGACATGCTGCTCCCGCTATGCGTCGCGGAATGGACGGACCGCGGCGGCGTGCCACTCGACCCCGCCGGCCGGGAGCGGATCCTCGCGGAGAACGCGGCGATGGCGGGACGCGGCCTGCGGGTGCTCGGCGTCGCCTTCCGGACATTGGCGGACGCCCCCGCGGGAGTACGCGCGGGCGAACTGGAGGAGAGCCTCGCCTTCCTCGGGCTGGTGGGGATGATCGACCCGCCGCGTCCCGAGGCGGAGGAGGCGGTGCGGACGTGCCGCGCCGCCGGGATCCGCCCGGTGATGATCACGGGGGACCACCCGCGGACCGCCCTCGCCGTGGCGCGATCGCTGGGGATCGGGCGAGACGACACGGTGGCCACCGGGGCGGAACTCTCCAGGAAGACCCCCGACGAAATCGCGGCCGTCGTCCGGCAAACCGACATCTATGCCCGCGTCTCCCCGGGGGACAAACTCGCCATCGTGTCTGCGCTCCAGGCGGACGGGCACGTCGTGGCGATGACCGGGGACGGGGTGAACGACGCCCCCGCGCTGCGCAAGGCCGACATCGGCGTCGCGATGGGAGACAGCGGGACCGACGTGGCGCGGGAGGCGGCGGACATGATCCTCACCGACGACAACTTCGCCACCATCGTCGCCGCCGTCGGGGAAGGCCGGGTCATCTACGACAACGTGCGCAAGTTCATCCTCTACATCCTCGCCAGCAACGTCGGGGAGATCCTCGTGATGTTGCTGGGCCCCCTCCTCGGGATGCCGCTGCCGCTCCTCCCGCTGCAGATCCTCTGGATCAACCTGCTCACCGACGGGTTGCCGGCCCTGGCGCTTGGGGTGGAGCCGGCGGAGGGCGACGCGATGCGCCGTCCGCCGCGCTCTCCGTCGGAGGGCGTGCTGACCCGCGGAACGTGGGCGTACGTGCTCGGGGTCGGCGCGCTGCTCGGGATCTTGTGCCTCGCGGTGGCGCTCCCCCTGTACCGGGCGGGGGACCCGTCGTGGCGCACCGCCCTCTTCACCACCCTCACCTTCGCCCAGATGTCGCATGTCCTCGCGATCCGTTCCAGGCGGGAGACCCTCTTCCGCCGCGGCCTCTTTACGAACCGCCCGCTTCTCCTCGCCGTGGCCGGCACCGTGCTCCTGCAGTTGGCGGCGGTGTACGCCC